From the Gemmatimonadota bacterium genome, one window contains:
- a CDS encoding DUF1800 family protein, with amino-acid sequence MATSRRCCAPCSRATTSQTPRAKLKRPFHYYVSALRTTGVTVDPWSDWNNWEGVSGSLWDLAHQIFAWQTPDGYPDRAEYWAGLMVNRWNAMSSVVGNWGQVGQYPRFSPTPFMQLPTTAGVVAEINRRMFGGEMTMSLSTELTRWLQVNPTSNSRVQQAVYYAACSPDFQYY; translated from the coding sequence GTGGCGACATCAAGGCGATGCTGCGCGCCGTGCTCACGCGCAACAACCTCGCAAACGCCCCGGGCTAAGCTGAAGCGTCCGTTCCACTACTACGTCTCGGCGCTGCGCACCACCGGGGTGACGGTCGATCCGTGGAGCGACTGGAACAACTGGGAGGGGGTGAGCGGCTCCCTCTGGGACCTGGCGCACCAGATCTTCGCCTGGCAGACCCCCGACGGCTATCCCGACCGCGCCGAGTACTGGGCGGGGCTGATGGTCAACCGCTGGAATGCCATGTCGTCGGTGGTGGGCAACTGGGGACAGGTGGGGCAGTATCCGCGCTTCTCTCCCACGCCCTTCATGCAGCTGCCGACCACCGCGGGGGTCGTGGCCGAGATCAACCGGCGCATGTTCGGCGGCGAGATGACGATGTCGCTGTCCACCGAACTCACGCGCTGGCTGCAGGTGAACCCAACGTCCAATAGCCGAGTGCAGCAGGCCGTGTACTACGCCGCCTGCTCCCCCGATTTCCAGTATTACTGA